The genomic DNA TTGATGGGTTTTCTACACTTCTGgttgtttcttcaactttttCCCCAGTATCACACTTGCTTCTCGTTGTTGATAATTTTCCAGTTCATGTTTTCAATTAACCACAATATCAATATGCCACCATGGCCATCTTTGTTTGTCGACATTCCTCCAACTCTGCCTTGATTTGTTTAATCCTTGGTCCGTTTATGATTGAGAATTGTTCCTTGATGTCCTCCCACAAATCTTTTACATCCTCTTGGTTGGAGATAGGTATAATGCAAGCTCGGCTCCACCATATTTCATACCCATGTCACCGACATTGACATGGGTTGGATTGTCGACTAATCCTCTAGATATGACGAATCCTTCTTTATTGTACAATGACTCTTTCTACGAATCTCCACTATGTCTCGCAAGAAAGGAAGTTTGTATCGCATTAGAACACTTTCTCCACTTTCAGTTGAACCCAAAATATCAAATTCTCTCTGTTGTTATTTGAATTCATGTCATAAGGTGCATGGGTCTTTTTCTCCAAATCAACTTCGTTtctgtttcaattttttcaacatCTTACTCTGCTTCTTTCACACGGATATAACAAAATGGAGCAACAAACTATGGGCACAAGTCTTAAGCACACTcatacttatatattttttattacttataaaataattaaaagaataaaatgtgaaaaacattattttgtGGGTATGCCTAAGAAATTTATACTTGATCTTGTGTTCATGGAAGAAGATCCAACAAAATGTGGTTGAAAGGTATTATGTGTTCTATTTCATTGAACGAGTAAGTGTGACTTTAAgagaaatacaaataaaaaatgattggacgtcaagaaaaataaatgaaaaataatttaatctcatcattcaattattttccttttttccctaaaaaaaatttatttaccatttgatttttaatttatgtgtatgcttaagtatttttatttgtgtttgtgaccAAACAAATCAAGTATTTCTCTCATTCCAGAGAATATCTACCCAATCCATGCAATCAGAGATGCTAAAATTCCTCCTATAATTTCTGGAATTACATCGATGATTGATATCCTAAAATAACTAGCCAATATTTACAGTTAACGAGAGAATCATGTACagttaagaaattaaatatcAATCCCAAAAATTGAGCACTGATTACGCTTATTAATATCTTATATAACCATATGCTGTTCATATACTGAATATACTGATACTGCTCATACCTTCCTCTCTTTCCGAAATCAGCAATGGCCTCTGCCACAGAAGAACGTATTTGTTTTTGTCTGTGTCTTTTCCTTTTCCTCAATCTTTCAACATCGACCGCAGACTACACAGTTCCAGCGCCGTGGCCGAAACAGTTCCACTCAGTCCTATTCCTAAACAGAAGCGGTAATCTTAGAAAAACTGACTTCTGGTATGATTGGCCCAACGGACGCATCTTCAACATTTTCCAGAACCAGCTTGGTATTCTCAAATACGACCTTGCATGGAACAACCGTACCTCCTTTTTCTACACTGTTGACCCTTTCAACTCCACATGCGAAGTGCTTCATTTTGATGTGGGTGTTCTACCACCCAATTGGCTTCATGGTGCTAACTATTTGGGTCAACAACATTCCGAAAATTTTCTATGTAATGTTTGGGAAAAGGACGATTTTATCTGGTACTATGAGGATGTCGTCACTCGAAAACCTGTCAAGTGGATCTTCCACGACGGTTAGTTGTTTTATGACTTGTTTGTTAATTATGAAACACTAACGCTGACATGAATACATGTATAGATGCCGGTAATAATGTAAAGAAATGAAtgtgattgaatgtaattatAGATAGAGTTAGATAAGTTAATTGATTTGAGTTAAATCTTGAAGCTGTTAAAGTAAGGGAgtgtaaaccctaattttttttgaacaagagtGTAAACCCTACCTAATTGACAAGAAAATATTAAATCTACGGCAAATTTACTTCAaggtcatttatcttatttatttgtaacgaTTTagttttaaccttttttttttttgtctcattcaaatcatttattggttaaaatgtcgtcatttttcattttcattaaaaaaaaacattgatgaGAGGCAAGCCACATATGATTATTAGGATTggtgtttttttggttttgatttgagACACTAAAACTTGGtgttttgatttgaattttatgggtttaatgaaaaatatgttgatggtgaagatgatgaacatatgaagaagaaaattaatattttttttttttgggtatttttaacaataaaaattatttacaataaaaaaactatTGCTAATAATCATATGTGGCAAGTCATCTCAAcgccttttttttattaaaaataaataaagaaaggaCTAACTTGTAGAGGTTTTAACACAAAggatttgaacaaaaaaaataagataaatgaatCGGGAGTTACAAATAAAAGATTTGaacgagaaaaaaaaaagacttaattattacaaataaataagataaatgactcTGAAGTCATTTTGCCTACACATAACAACTAATACTAACACCGGGGAGAAAAccacatgtgtgtgtgtgtgtgtgtctatatatatatatatatatatatatatatatatatatatatatatatatatatatatatatataaggggtGTTATTTATTGTGTCAATTTATGTGACagctaaaatatttaaaaagatgtaagtattgacacaaaaatcaaagtaataaagagataaaataCAATGTgaatttgagaaagaaaattatcataaaaattatcacaaaatagttgttctttaaatatcatttctcatgtaaaaagt from Medicago truncatula cultivar Jemalong A17 chromosome 8, MtrunA17r5.0-ANR, whole genome shotgun sequence includes the following:
- the LOC25501972 gene encoding uncharacterized protein At4g14100 — its product is MASATEERICFCLCLFLFLNLSTSTADYTVPAPWPKQFHSVLFLNRSGNLRKTDFWYDWPNGRIFNIFQNQLGILKYDLAWNNRTSFFYTVDPFNSTCEVLHFDVGVLPPNWLHGANYLGQQHSENFLCNVWEKDDFIWYYEDVVTRKPVKWIFHDGMITHVMTFEVGAVLDDAHWQAPVYCFSKAEAEPQQKYMRRTSYLLDFEDAVEGGFSSL